The Candidatus Hinthialibacter antarcticus genome contains the following window.
CTTTTTTGAAAAGAAAATACACGGCAAGCGGAACCCACAGCGTAAGCAAAATAGACTGGTTCGCCCAGCGGCTTAATAGCAAACTCCAGGGCGATAGGCAGACAAACGCCGCCGCCCACAGCCCGGCCCTGCTTCCCCACCAACGCCGGGCAATCCAATACCCGATCAAGACAGAAAGCGTCCCCGCCAAACAGGCGGGCAACCGAACACCCGCTTCGGTTAATCCGAAACAATAAATGAAGGGAATCGTTATATATTGGTAAAGCGACGAGGTTGTGCGTTCATGTTCTTTCACAAAGAGCGGCCAGGGCGTGGCGCTCATGTCTTGACCGGTCTTCATCAGGCAATAGGAGGTATATCCCTTGCTGGCTTCATCGCGAAAAAAGCCTGAGGGATTATCGTTCAATCCAATAGAACGCAATCCAAATGCGAATAAAATGAGTAATAGTAAACTGACAACGTGAATATGCGTTTGGAACTTTTTTCCGGTCATTATTGACAAAGTTTGTTCTACGCTCTAAATAAGATTACAGTTGCTTTCCTTCTAAGAGGATATCATGTCGCTCACCTATTCGGGAGCCGTTTCTTCCATTCATTCCCAACGTCGAATTTTTTGGTTAATCGTCGCGGCATTGGCGTTGGTTTTGTCGATTGGTCTCCCCATCGCCGGATTTTATCTGGTTGATAAATTCAGGATGATTCTGTTTCAACAAGTGCGCGTCGATAACGCCGCTCTTTCACACATGTTTGAAAATACCGTCCGCCAGCTCAAAACCCACATCAGCGACCGGGACGAATGGCTGCGCGCTGTCCAAACCAATGTTGAGAATTCATGGGACCAAGAGCGCGGCTATGTCTGCATGATCGATTCAGACCATATTTTACAAGCGGCCCCTGACCTGGAAGCGCCACGAAAAATTGACCTCGAAGAAGTTTTTATTATTCCTATTCACAACGACGGAACCAGTTTCTTGCAAGAGCGCACCATCTCGATTGCGGAACTTTTAGATTCGAATACCATCCATACCGCCGCAGGACGCATTGAAACATGGAACGGTCAAATGGCCGACATGCGTATGATTAAAATTGACGGCGAGCGCTGGTTGATCGGCGTTCATCAATACGAACAAGCCGTCCAGACCCGCCTTAAAGAGCTCATTCCTTTCATTGTTGTGATCGGCGTTATTTTATTTGCTTCTATCGTCTTCCCTTTTGGATTTTTCACGGCGTGGTTAATTCACAACCACGAGACAGAGCGGGAACAACATGTTCAGCACATCGAACAGCACTCCATCGAGTTGCAAGCTATGCAAGATCAAAAAAACCGCTTATACGCTCGAATTTCTCACGACCTTCGCGCACCGCTGAATAGCGTTGTTGGCGCCAGCGAACTGGTTGCGGAGGGCACCTACGGCGCCGTCAATGAGAAACAAAAGAAAGCAATGGCGATCATCGACCGCAATGTTTCGTCGTTATTGAAAATGATTGACGGGATTTTGGAATTGGCCCGACTGGAAAGCGGATTATTTAAACTCGATGTCAAACCGCTGCAAATTACGGAACTGCTTAGCGACCTGACCGAAAATTTGCGCCCGTTAGCGGAACGCAAATCGCTTGAACTTATTTGTTCGACAAACGGCGCCTTTCCCGCAATCAATACCGATAAAGAGAAACTCTACCTCATCCTGCAGAACCTGATTAGCAATGCAATTCAATTCACTGAAACCGGTTCCATCAAAGTGTCGGTCGAATTGAAATCAAACGATGAGTTCACCCTCTCCGTCCAGGATACGGGCTTGGGTATATCTCCAGAAGATCAAAAAAACATATTCCAGGAATTCTCGCGCAGCGCTGCGGCGTCATCCCATAGCCGCGGTTTTGGACTAGGGTTGGCGATCACAAAAGAATTGGCGCAAGCGTTAAACGGCAGGTTAGAATTGGATTCGCAATTGGGTGAAGGCGCGACTTTCCGTTTGGTCCTCCCCAGAGAATTTACGAAATAAAACGCATTTACGCTTACTGGCATTACCCATCACTCATGCTAGACTGTTGTGCAATCAAATTACTCACTCGAGAGGGACAGCATGTCAGCCGATCAAAAACAAGCATTTTATAATCAAGGATTAGAGTATTACAGCCAACAAAAATACGACGAAGCCATTGAAGAATACAAAAAAGCCATCGAAGTAGACCCCCAAGATGGAGAACTCTACCTGGCGGTTTCGATGACCTATGACCGTAAGGCCGAACTAGACAATGCGTTGGAATATGCCCGCAAAGCCGTCGATTTCATGCCGCGCGAGCCGCTTGCATATACAAACTTATCGCGCATTTTTCAGAAGAAAGGCATGATTCCCGAAGCCGAAGATGCAATGGCGATTTCAAAACAAATCGCCTCTGGAATGATGTAAACCAAAGTTAGAGCAGAAATGAAAAAGGGGCTTTGCTTAGCCCCTTTTTTTTTGAATCATTCTTATAGTTTTTAGATGAAATTGATGAGCGACTGCTGAACAATTCGGCCCGCTGCTTGCAGAGATGCATCAAACGCATTTTGCGACAACGTCAAATCCGTAATCAATTCCGCCAGGTCGGCGTCTTCAATTTGCGAGAGTTCTTCCCGCATAAAATCTTCCGTTATTTGCAAACGCGCATTGGCATTTTCAAGACGATTGATCCGGGCGCCAAGCGTCGTACGCTGGCTCAAAATGGCTTCCAGGTCGATGTCGATGTCTTCCAATGCTTGGGTGATGCCTTCGGTATTGTCAGCGCGCAATGCGAGTTCGAGCTTTTCCAAAGTCAGAAACACATTGTGTTCTTCTTCTTCGTTAATGACTCCCACCGAATCAACGCCTAAGATGCTGGCGGTGTTCTGCTGGCTGATATAAGGCACCGCAGGATCAACCGCGCCCTCGGTCACGACGGTGTATCCATCTATGCCGAGAAGACGCGTGAACTGACGGGTGGGGTCGGTTTCCGTGGTGTCATTCGCCGGATCAATCACGATATTATGCGCGTCGTTATTGCCCAAAACATTGATGACGCCGCCAACGAGGTTTGCAGTAATCAAGCCGCCTCCGGGGCCTGGCTTTCCATCGGCCTCATCAATTCGGCGAACGATATCGTCTAACGTATCGTTTGGATCGACGGCGATTGAATACGTTTCCAATGTCGCGCCAGCCCCATCCCGAACTTCGATCTTAAATTCCCCGGCGTTCGCGTCCGGCGCCACGTCAGACACGAAGTCGGTTCCAGCAAAACCCGGATCAGACCGTAAGCGCATTGGCCCGGGCGGATCAAACAACCCCAAATCGCGGGCGATGGTTCCGTCATTCAAATCAACGATGCTCAGTATTTCATTTGAACCAGTCAGCGAGGTGACGGTAATCCCGGTTCTAGAAGGATTAATTTCGGCGATAACGCCTACTTTCGCATCGTTGAATGCGTCTAAAACATCTTGAATGGTTTCAGCGTCCCGCAAGTCAATCGTGTCGCTGCGCCCATCGTTATGAA
Protein-coding sequences here:
- a CDS encoding HAMP domain-containing sensor histidine kinase — protein: MSLTYSGAVSSIHSQRRIFWLIVAALALVLSIGLPIAGFYLVDKFRMILFQQVRVDNAALSHMFENTVRQLKTHISDRDEWLRAVQTNVENSWDQERGYVCMIDSDHILQAAPDLEAPRKIDLEEVFIIPIHNDGTSFLQERTISIAELLDSNTIHTAAGRIETWNGQMADMRMIKIDGERWLIGVHQYEQAVQTRLKELIPFIVVIGVILFASIVFPFGFFTAWLIHNHETEREQHVQHIEQHSIELQAMQDQKNRLYARISHDLRAPLNSVVGASELVAEGTYGAVNEKQKKAMAIIDRNVSSLLKMIDGILELARLESGLFKLDVKPLQITELLSDLTENLRPLAERKSLELICSTNGAFPAINTDKEKLYLILQNLISNAIQFTETGSIKVSVELKSNDEFTLSVQDTGLGISPEDQKNIFQEFSRSAAASSHSRGFGLGLAITKELAQALNGRLELDSQLGEGATFRLVLPREFTK
- a CDS encoding tetratricopeptide repeat protein; the encoded protein is MSADQKQAFYNQGLEYYSQQKYDEAIEEYKKAIEVDPQDGELYLAVSMTYDRKAELDNALEYARKAVDFMPREPLAYTNLSRIFQKKGMIPEAEDAMAISKQIASGMM